A portion of the Stella humosa genome contains these proteins:
- a CDS encoding DNA-3-methyladenine glycosylase family protein, translating to MSDHPPAIAEGLLRLVEREPALAELVSATGLPRSRSRPAGFGTLLQIITGQQVSTYAAAAIWQRVALLASPMTPAAWVGLSDEAIRGAGFSRSKAVYARDLATKLLDGSVDLDGLDAIDDEAAIRSLVAIKGIGRWTAEIYLLFAHGRPDMWPADDIAIQAGYQMLRGLPERPAAKALRQAGEEFRPWRSAAALLLWHLYHHRLRTQSGEIIPG from the coding sequence ATGAGCGACCACCCCCCCGCCATCGCCGAGGGGCTGCTGCGGCTGGTCGAGCGCGAGCCCGCGCTGGCCGAGCTGGTGTCGGCGACCGGCCTGCCCCGATCCCGCAGCCGGCCGGCGGGGTTCGGCACGCTGCTGCAGATCATCACCGGGCAGCAGGTCTCGACCTATGCGGCGGCCGCCATCTGGCAGCGGGTGGCCCTGCTGGCCTCGCCGATGACGCCCGCGGCATGGGTCGGGCTGTCGGACGAGGCCATCCGCGGGGCGGGTTTCAGCCGTTCCAAGGCCGTCTATGCCCGCGACCTCGCCACGAAGCTGCTGGACGGCTCGGTCGACCTGGACGGGTTGGACGCCATCGACGACGAGGCCGCCATCCGCAGCCTCGTCGCCATCAAGGGAATCGGCCGCTGGACGGCCGAGATCTACCTGCTCTTCGCCCACGGCCGGCCGGACATGTGGCCGGCCGACGACATCGCCATCCAGGCCGGCTACCAGATGCTGCGCGGCCTGCCCGAGCGACCGGCGGCCAAAGCGCTGCGCCAGGCGGGCGAGGAATTCCGGCCATGGCGCAGTGCGGCTGCCCTGCTGCTATGGCACCTCTACCACCACCGGCTGCGCACCCAGTCCGGCGAGATCATTCCCGGATAG
- a CDS encoding efflux RND transporter permease subunit — protein sequence MSPEDAERLLLRPMEKELRSVESVKEMRSTAYLGGGNVVLEFEAGFDAQKALTDVRESVNRAKSELPQDTDEPMVKEVNVSLFPVLVVTLAGEVPERTLLRLARDLRDRLETIPAVLSVRIAGDREELVEIVIDPLRVETYGLSATDLANSISRNNQLIAAGQIDTGQGRFAVKVPGLFESLREILDMPVKVDGDAVVRVRDVAEVRRTYKDRESYARVNGQPAIALEVSKRIGQNIIETIDEVRRVTNEEKARWPDNVVVGFTQDKSDDIKMMLSDLENNLGIAVLLVMVIVLGSLGMRSTILVGVAIVGSFLAAILLLAVMGLTINIVVLFGLIFAAGNVVDGAIVVTEFADRRMAEGMGRAEAYRMAAKRMSWPIISAIGTQIAAFLPLLFWPGVVGQFMKYLPITQLVVLSASVLMALVFIPVLGAWFGRAGKADATPVEPPPDDATTRVYVGMLAWSLRRPVTVLLATVVALVGVQWWYATHGNGVEFFPDVEPDLALLNVQARGNLSTDEKDRLNREVEERILALQAERGEFATIYSSTRVRELGKDAGEDTIGIIQLEFADWQRRRKASAILADIGQRTRDLAGIHVETRRQEAGPPIGKPIQVQLDSRDPALLEPAVQHVRGLLSRIEGLKDIEDSRPLPGVEWQILVDRGQAAKFGADVASVGSSIRLVTNGLKFGEYRPDDSDDEIDIVARYPREDRGISQLGLVRVQTASGLVPIENFVTRKAAPRVSEIQRVDGRRAMMVKADVEAGLLPDDKVREFRRLLEAEPVALGVSVRFKGQDEEQQKAQEFLSKAFLAAIFLIFVILLAQFNSLYTTFVILTGVVMSTIGVFVGLLVTGQPFGIVMTGIGVVALAGIVVQNNIVLIDTFDQLVQTSPSVREALLQTGRERLRPVLLTAFNTVLGLLPLVLGINIDLFQRAITIDAPATQWWIGLSTAICFGLGFSTILTLLVTPCALMVRGNVAGWFARRRLARGGGGHPAPAE from the coding sequence GTGTCGCCGGAGGACGCCGAGCGCCTGCTGCTGCGGCCGATGGAAAAGGAACTGCGCTCGGTCGAGAGCGTGAAGGAGATGCGCTCGACCGCCTATCTCGGCGGTGGCAACGTCGTGCTCGAGTTCGAGGCTGGCTTCGACGCCCAGAAGGCGCTGACCGACGTGCGCGAGAGCGTGAACCGCGCCAAGTCCGAGCTGCCCCAGGACACCGACGAGCCGATGGTGAAGGAGGTGAATGTCAGCCTCTTTCCGGTGCTCGTGGTGACCCTGGCGGGCGAGGTGCCGGAGCGCACCCTGCTGCGCCTGGCGCGCGACCTGCGCGACCGGCTGGAGACGATCCCGGCGGTACTGTCCGTGCGCATCGCGGGCGACCGCGAGGAGCTCGTCGAGATCGTCATCGACCCGCTCAGGGTCGAGACCTATGGGCTGTCGGCGACCGACCTCGCCAACTCGATCTCGCGCAACAACCAGCTCATCGCGGCGGGCCAGATCGACACCGGCCAGGGCCGGTTCGCGGTCAAGGTGCCGGGCCTGTTCGAGAGCCTGCGCGAGATCCTCGACATGCCGGTCAAGGTCGATGGCGACGCCGTGGTGCGCGTGCGCGACGTGGCGGAGGTGCGGCGGACCTACAAGGACCGCGAATCCTATGCCCGCGTGAACGGCCAGCCGGCCATCGCGCTCGAGGTGTCCAAGCGCATCGGCCAGAACATCATCGAGACGATCGACGAGGTGCGCCGCGTCACCAACGAGGAGAAGGCGCGCTGGCCCGACAACGTCGTCGTCGGCTTCACGCAGGACAAGTCCGACGACATTAAAATGATGTTGTCGGACCTGGAGAACAACCTCGGCATCGCCGTCCTGCTGGTGATGGTGATCGTGCTGGGCTCGCTCGGCATGCGCTCCACCATCCTGGTCGGCGTGGCGATCGTGGGCTCGTTCCTGGCCGCCATTCTGCTGCTGGCGGTGATGGGGCTGACGATCAACATCGTCGTCCTGTTCGGCCTGATCTTCGCGGCCGGCAACGTCGTCGACGGCGCCATCGTCGTGACCGAGTTCGCCGACCGCCGCATGGCCGAGGGCATGGGCCGGGCCGAGGCCTACCGGATGGCGGCCAAGCGCATGTCCTGGCCGATCATCTCGGCCATCGGCACGCAGATCGCCGCATTCCTGCCGCTGCTGTTCTGGCCGGGCGTCGTCGGCCAGTTCATGAAGTACCTGCCGATCACCCAACTCGTCGTGCTGTCGGCATCGGTGCTGATGGCGCTGGTCTTCATCCCGGTGCTGGGCGCCTGGTTCGGGCGGGCCGGCAAGGCGGACGCGACGCCCGTCGAGCCGCCACCCGACGACGCCACCACGCGCGTCTATGTCGGCATGCTGGCCTGGTCGCTGCGCCGGCCGGTCACCGTGCTGCTGGCGACGGTAGTGGCGCTGGTCGGCGTGCAATGGTGGTACGCCACCCACGGCAACGGTGTGGAGTTCTTTCCCGATGTCGAGCCCGACCTGGCGCTGCTCAACGTCCAGGCCCGCGGCAACCTGTCGACCGACGAGAAGGACCGCCTGAACCGCGAGGTAGAGGAGCGCATCCTGGCACTTCAGGCCGAGCGCGGCGAGTTCGCCACCATCTACAGTTCGACCCGCGTGCGCGAGCTGGGCAAGGACGCGGGCGAGGACACCATCGGCATCATCCAGCTTGAGTTCGCCGACTGGCAGCGCCGCCGCAAGGCATCCGCGATCCTGGCCGACATCGGCCAGCGCACGCGCGACCTGGCCGGCATCCATGTGGAAACCCGCCGCCAGGAGGCCGGCCCGCCGATCGGCAAGCCGATCCAGGTGCAGCTCGATTCGCGCGACCCCGCGCTTTTGGAGCCGGCCGTGCAGCACGTGCGGGGGCTGCTGTCGCGAATCGAGGGGCTGAAGGACATCGAGGACAGCCGCCCCCTGCCCGGTGTCGAATGGCAGATCCTGGTCGATCGCGGCCAGGCGGCCAAGTTCGGCGCCGACGTGGCATCGGTCGGCAGCTCGATCCGGCTCGTGACCAACGGGTTGAAGTTCGGCGAGTACCGGCCGGACGATTCCGACGACGAGATCGACATCGTCGCGCGCTACCCGCGCGAGGATCGCGGCATCTCGCAGCTAGGCCTGGTGCGGGTGCAGACCGCTTCCGGCCTGGTGCCGATCGAGAATTTCGTCACCCGCAAGGCAGCACCCCGCGTGAGCGAGATCCAGCGCGTCGACGGTCGGCGGGCGATGATGGTGAAGGCCGACGTCGAGGCAGGCCTGCTGCCCGACGACAAGGTGCGCGAGTTCCGCCGCCTGCTGGAGGCAGAGCCCGTGGCGCTCGGCGTCAGCGTCCGCTTCAAGGGCCAGGACGAGGAGCAGCAGAAGGCCCAGGAGTTCCTCTCGAAGGCCTTTCTCGCCGCCATCTTCCTGATCTTCGTGATCCTGCTGGCACAGTTCAACAGCCTCTACACCACCTTCGTGATCCTGACGGGCGTGGTGATGTCGACCATCGGCGTGTTCGTGGGCCTGCTCGTCACCGGGCAGCCCTTCGGCATCGTCATGACGGGCATCGGCGTGGTGGCGCTGGCCGGCATCGTGGTGCAGAACAACATCGTGCTGATCGACACCTTCGACCAACTCGTGCAGACAAGCCCCAGCGTGCGCGAGGCCCTGCTGCAGACGGGGCGCGAGCGCCTGCGGCCGGTGCTGCTGACCGCGTTCAACACCGTGCTGGGCCTGCTGCCGCTGGTGCTGGGGATCAACATCGACCTGTTCCAGCGCGCGATCACGATCGACGCCCCGGCCACGCAATGGTGGATCGGCCTGTCGACGGCCATCTGCTTCGGGCTGGGCTTCTCGACCATCCTGACGCTGCTGGTGACGCCGTGCGCCCTGATGGTGCGCGGCAACGTCGCCGGCTGGTTCGCCCGGCGGCGGCTGGCGCGCGGCGGCGGCGGCCATCCGGCACCCGCCGAATGA
- a CDS encoding efflux RND transporter periplasmic adaptor subunit — MRSSYWMAAAVVVGATAWVASGQMPGRAETEVEKKPAAIQAAPAPAVRVAESVAENRARRIVLRGRTEPNRQVVIRAETMGRVATIGAGRGSAVAKDTPIIELAEDDRPARLAEARALLTQREVEFRASRTLADRGFRADNQHAVAKAQLDSARALVTRMEVETRRLNIRAPFAGVLESRPVELGDYLKEGDTVATLVDLDPVIVVAHLTEVDRARVAIGQTAVARLATGQEIPVRVRYLSANADSATRTFRIELESPNADGKVIGGVTAEILLAVEQVAAHRITPALLGLDERGVIGVKTVDGGDKVVFQPIRIVDDGPDGMWVTGLPERARIITVGHEFVRAGQNVRPVMEKAGDAGGKAS; from the coding sequence ATGCGCAGTTCCTATTGGATGGCAGCGGCCGTGGTGGTCGGCGCCACGGCCTGGGTCGCCTCTGGCCAGATGCCGGGCCGGGCCGAGACCGAGGTCGAGAAGAAGCCGGCGGCGATCCAGGCCGCACCGGCGCCGGCCGTCCGCGTGGCGGAATCGGTGGCGGAGAACCGTGCCCGCCGCATCGTCCTGCGCGGCCGGACCGAGCCCAACCGCCAGGTGGTGATCCGCGCGGAGACGATGGGCCGCGTGGCCACCATCGGCGCCGGCCGCGGCAGCGCCGTCGCGAAGGACACGCCGATCATCGAATTGGCCGAGGACGACCGCCCTGCCCGCCTGGCCGAGGCCCGCGCCCTGCTGACCCAGCGCGAGGTGGAATTCCGCGCCTCGCGCACCCTGGCCGATCGCGGCTTCCGTGCGGACAACCAGCACGCCGTGGCCAAGGCCCAGCTCGATTCCGCGCGCGCGCTCGTCACCCGCATGGAGGTGGAGACCCGCCGCCTGAACATCCGCGCGCCCTTCGCCGGCGTGCTGGAGAGCCGCCCCGTCGAGCTGGGCGACTACCTGAAGGAAGGCGACACGGTCGCGACCCTGGTCGACCTCGACCCGGTCATCGTCGTGGCCCACCTGACCGAGGTCGACCGCGCCCGCGTGGCCATCGGGCAGACCGCCGTCGCCCGCTTGGCGACCGGCCAGGAGATCCCCGTGCGCGTGCGCTACCTGTCGGCCAATGCCGACAGCGCCACCCGCACCTTCCGCATCGAGCTCGAATCCCCCAATGCCGACGGCAAGGTGATCGGCGGCGTCACGGCCGAGATCCTGCTGGCGGTCGAGCAGGTGGCCGCCCATCGCATCACCCCGGCGCTGCTGGGGCTGGACGAGCGTGGCGTCATCGGGGTGAAGACGGTCGACGGCGGCGACAAGGTGGTGTTCCAGCCAATCCGCATCGTCGATGACGGCCCGGACGGCATGTGGGTGACCGGCCTGCCCGAGCGCGCCCGCATCATCACCGTCGGCCACGAGTTCGTGCGGGCCGGGCAGAATGTGCGCCCGGTAATGGAAAAGGCCGGCGACGCGGGCGGCAAGGCATCATGA
- a CDS encoding PadR family transcriptional regulator, giving the protein MDVPTLCLAALAHGPASGYDIRKAFEDGPFAHFHEASFGSIYPALRRLEESGAVHATVEPQDRRPDRRIYSLTPDGEARLRRALLSPPRPDQLRSDALVILFFAHLVPVATAVGVLDGYLEYHRHLLAQLDGNCEGGNGEGADGDATECGTPGQRFVHGLGVAVYEAAVRYMENHRASFVDQLSGDTAPKA; this is encoded by the coding sequence ATGGACGTCCCCACGCTTTGCCTGGCCGCACTGGCCCACGGACCGGCCAGCGGCTACGACATCCGCAAGGCGTTCGAGGACGGGCCCTTCGCCCATTTCCACGAGGCGAGCTTCGGGTCGATCTATCCGGCCCTGCGACGGCTGGAAGAGTCCGGAGCGGTCCACGCCACCGTCGAGCCACAGGATCGCCGGCCGGACCGGCGCATCTACAGCCTGACGCCCGATGGCGAGGCGCGCCTGCGCCGCGCGCTGCTGTCGCCGCCCCGCCCCGACCAGCTCCGTTCCGACGCGCTGGTGATCCTTTTCTTCGCCCATCTGGTGCCGGTTGCGACGGCGGTCGGCGTGCTCGACGGCTATCTCGAATACCACCGCCACCTGCTGGCCCAGCTCGACGGCAATTGCGAGGGGGGCAACGGCGAGGGGGCCGACGGCGACGCGACGGAATGCGGCACGCCCGGCCAGCGTTTCGTCCATGGGCTGGGCGTCGCCGTCTATGAGGCGGCGGTTCGATACATGGAAAACCATCGGGCCTCGTTCGTCGACCAACTGTCCGGCGACACGGCACCGAAGGCCTAG
- a CDS encoding TAXI family TRAP transporter solute-binding subunit produces MTAIALGAAILAPGLAEAQAPQFFRIGTGGAGGTYFPIGGIIATGISNPPGSRPCDKGGACGVPGLVAIVQSSDGSVGNINAVNSGQMESGIAQSDVTHWAYTGTGLFEGRPKVETLRVIANLFPEHIQVFAKGTGGVTSIEQLKGKKVNYGPPASGTLVGARLFFEVYGLKEKVDVQPEFLNPQPAADRIRDGQLDAAFLIAGTPTAALVELASTVGMTLLPVEGAMREKVLKAIPFWSETTIPAGTYKGIDKEIPTVAVGAWWVTNNKQSEDTVYKVTEALWNKNTRELLDNGHAKGKAILRDNAVKGVSIPFHPGAEKYYKEVGLLK; encoded by the coding sequence TTGACGGCTATCGCGCTGGGGGCGGCAATCCTTGCTCCCGGCCTGGCCGAGGCGCAGGCGCCGCAGTTCTTCCGCATCGGCACCGGCGGCGCCGGCGGCACCTATTTCCCGATCGGCGGCATCATCGCCACGGGCATCTCCAACCCGCCCGGCTCGCGTCCTTGCGACAAGGGCGGTGCGTGCGGCGTCCCGGGCCTGGTGGCGATCGTGCAGTCGTCCGACGGATCGGTCGGCAATATCAACGCCGTCAATTCCGGCCAGATGGAATCGGGCATCGCCCAGTCGGACGTGACGCACTGGGCCTACACCGGCACCGGCCTGTTCGAGGGACGGCCGAAGGTTGAGACGCTGCGCGTCATCGCCAACCTGTTCCCGGAGCATATCCAGGTCTTCGCCAAGGGAACGGGCGGCGTCACCTCGATCGAACAGCTCAAGGGCAAGAAGGTCAACTACGGCCCGCCGGCGTCGGGCACGCTGGTCGGCGCGCGGCTGTTCTTCGAGGTCTATGGCCTCAAGGAGAAGGTCGACGTACAGCCGGAATTCCTCAATCCGCAGCCCGCCGCCGACCGGATCCGCGACGGCCAGCTCGACGCGGCCTTCCTGATCGCCGGCACGCCGACTGCGGCCCTGGTGGAACTGGCGTCGACCGTCGGCATGACCCTGCTGCCGGTCGAAGGCGCCATGCGCGAGAAGGTCCTGAAGGCGATCCCCTTCTGGTCGGAGACGACCATTCCGGCCGGGACCTACAAGGGCATCGACAAGGAGATTCCGACCGTGGCCGTCGGTGCCTGGTGGGTGACCAACAACAAGCAGTCCGAGGACACCGTCTACAAGGTCACCGAGGCCCTGTGGAACAAGAACACCCGCGAGCTGCTCGACAACGGCCATGCCAAGGGCAAGGCCATCCTGCGCGACAACGCGGTGAAGGGTGTCAGCATCCCGTTCCACCCGGGCGCCGAGAAGTACTATAAGGAAGTTGGCCTGCTGAAGTAG
- a CDS encoding TRAP transporter permease codes for MATDKLDLKTTAELEAKYDPEMHFRKVVQPAKIITAAILLAMSLWHLYIAATGMPQTHLLAATHLAFVLSVCFLVYGATKDSHDTVVVSSWFRPGGVPLYDWVLSAAAVVAALYIPWTLDDLTFRVGNPTDTDVVLGTILIGIVIEAARRSMGWPLTIIVLISLAYAIWGYFIPGLLAHPGSTWGGVISHIYLLDQGIFGIPIQVMATLVFHFVLFGVIATRMGLGQLFIDIGYCIAGKSPGGPAKVSVISSAMMGTISGSSVANTVTTGSLTIPAMKKIGYKPYFAGAVEAAASTGGQITPPIMGAAAFVMAEFLAIPYIDICIAAAVPAFMHYAGVFTIVHFEARRTGLRGLTQAELPRIGQVLKDGWPTLIPLVVLVTIIFQGFTPYMAAFWGIITALVVGMVNPRNRMSPRDVLDTLMEGSRYAIAVGTAAAAVGIFVGVITLSGLGFKISYAVTQAAAQFAEDVMPLFSFLPAEAITLKDVTLFFTLVFIGLACIAMGTGIPTTALYIILAAIAAPALVLMGVPPLAAHLFVLYYGVLADLTPPVCVAAYAAAGIAGANPFRTGVQAFQMGNAKVLVPFVFVYSPVMLIVATPNFSWIDFLVTTGSCLMGIIFLGMAIAGFAFARLGVLARLVLAVSAIMMISPNITATVLGIAIAMLPLGINWLSARRLAPGGSAVRS; via the coding sequence ATGGCGACCGACAAGCTGGATCTGAAGACGACCGCCGAGCTCGAGGCGAAGTACGACCCGGAGATGCACTTCCGCAAGGTCGTCCAGCCGGCCAAGATCATTACGGCTGCCATCCTGCTGGCGATGTCCCTGTGGCATCTCTATATCGCCGCGACCGGGATGCCGCAGACGCATCTGCTGGCGGCGACCCACCTGGCATTCGTGCTGTCCGTCTGCTTTCTCGTCTACGGTGCCACGAAGGACAGTCACGACACGGTTGTGGTCAGCAGCTGGTTCCGGCCGGGTGGCGTTCCGCTCTACGACTGGGTGCTAAGCGCAGCCGCCGTCGTGGCTGCGCTCTATATTCCGTGGACGTTGGACGACCTGACATTTCGTGTCGGCAATCCGACCGATACCGACGTTGTCCTGGGCACGATCCTGATCGGCATCGTCATCGAGGCGGCTCGCCGATCGATGGGCTGGCCGCTCACCATCATCGTTCTCATATCCCTGGCATACGCCATCTGGGGATATTTCATTCCCGGCCTGCTGGCACATCCCGGGTCAACCTGGGGCGGAGTGATCAGCCATATCTACCTGCTCGACCAGGGGATATTCGGCATCCCGATCCAGGTGATGGCGACGCTCGTGTTCCACTTCGTGCTGTTCGGCGTGATCGCCACCCGCATGGGGCTGGGCCAGCTTTTCATCGACATCGGATACTGCATCGCGGGCAAGTCGCCGGGCGGGCCGGCCAAGGTCAGCGTCATCTCGTCGGCGATGATGGGGACGATCTCCGGTTCGTCGGTCGCCAATACGGTGACGACCGGGTCCCTCACCATCCCGGCCATGAAGAAGATCGGCTACAAGCCCTACTTTGCGGGCGCGGTCGAGGCAGCGGCCAGCACGGGAGGCCAGATCACGCCGCCGATCATGGGTGCGGCCGCCTTCGTCATGGCCGAGTTCCTGGCCATTCCCTACATCGACATCTGCATAGCCGCGGCCGTTCCGGCCTTCATGCACTATGCTGGCGTCTTCACGATCGTGCATTTCGAGGCCAGGCGCACCGGCCTGCGCGGCCTGACCCAGGCGGAACTGCCGCGGATCGGCCAGGTTCTGAAGGATGGTTGGCCGACGCTGATTCCCCTGGTCGTCCTGGTGACGATCATCTTCCAGGGCTTCACGCCCTATATGGCGGCGTTCTGGGGGATCATCACCGCCCTTGTGGTCGGCATGGTGAACCCGCGCAACCGCATGAGCCCGCGCGACGTGCTGGACACGCTGATGGAGGGATCGCGCTATGCCATCGCGGTCGGCACGGCGGCCGCCGCGGTCGGTATCTTCGTCGGCGTCATCACCCTCTCTGGCCTGGGCTTCAAGATATCCTATGCGGTGACGCAGGCCGCCGCCCAGTTCGCCGAAGACGTGATGCCGCTGTTCAGCTTCCTGCCGGCCGAGGCCATCACGCTGAAGGACGTGACGCTGTTCTTCACGCTGGTCTTCATCGGGCTGGCCTGTATCGCCATGGGTACCGGCATCCCGACGACGGCGCTCTACATCATCCTGGCGGCGATCGCAGCACCGGCGCTGGTGCTGATGGGGGTACCGCCGCTGGCGGCCCACCTGTTCGTGCTCTATTACGGGGTGCTGGCGGACCTTACTCCACCCGTCTGCGTGGCGGCCTATGCCGCCGCCGGCATCGCCGGCGCCAACCCGTTCCGGACGGGCGTGCAGGCATTCCAGATGGGCAATGCCAAGGTTCTGGTACCCTTCGTCTTCGTCTATTCGCCGGTCATGCTGATCGTGGCGACGCCGAATTTCTCCTGGATCGATTTCCTGGTGACGACCGGAAGCTGCCTCATGGGCATCATCTTCCTGGGAATGGCGATCGCCGGCTTCGCCTTCGCGCGGCTGGGTGTACTGGCCCGCCTCGTGCTGGCAGTGTCGGCGATCATGATGATCTCGCCGAACATTACGGCCACGGTCCTCGGCATCGCCATCGCGATGCTGCCGCTTGGCATCAACTGGCTGTCGGCCCGGCGGTTGGCGCCAGGGGGAAGCGCCGTTCGATCGTGA
- a CDS encoding DUF1045 domain-containing protein codes for MTDRRFAVYFAPPAESPLARFAAGWLGHCPEGYPAAAGPPVPGISDARMGELVADAARYGFHGTLKPPFRLAEGRTEQDLSAAMTVLARRFEPFTLPPLRLVAIGGFLALVPAHPCARLEAVASACVTELDRFRRPPDEAELARRRRARLSERQEQMLARWGYPYVLDEFQFHLTLTARLDPAEAALIRPVLDRLTAPLIGQPLPFADLALFIQPAAGAPFTIERRFPLAPTAGPTAS; via the coding sequence ATGACCGACCGCCGCTTCGCTGTCTATTTCGCCCCGCCCGCCGAAAGCCCGCTCGCCCGCTTTGCTGCCGGCTGGCTCGGCCATTGTCCCGAAGGGTATCCTGCGGCAGCCGGCCCGCCGGTGCCCGGGATCAGCGATGCGCGAATGGGCGAACTGGTCGCGGACGCCGCCCGCTACGGTTTCCATGGCACGCTGAAACCGCCATTTCGGCTGGCCGAAGGCCGCACCGAGCAAGATCTGTCGGCTGCGATGACCGTCCTGGCACGCCGTTTCGAGCCGTTCACCCTGCCGCCGCTGCGGCTGGTGGCGATCGGCGGGTTCCTTGCCCTGGTGCCGGCCCATCCATGTGCCCGTCTGGAGGCCGTGGCGAGCGCATGCGTCACCGAACTGGACCGCTTCCGCCGCCCGCCGGACGAGGCGGAGCTTGCCCGACGGCGCCGCGCCCGCCTGTCCGAGCGCCAGGAGCAGATGCTGGCCCGGTGGGGCTATCCCTATGTCCTGGACGAGTTCCAGTTCCACCTGACGCTGACCGCCCGCCTGGACCCGGCGGAAGCGGCGCTGATCCGCCCCGTGCTGGACAGGCTGACCGCCCCGCTGATAGGCCAGCCCCTGCCCTTCGCCGACCTGGCGCTCTTCATCCAGCCGGCGGCGGGCGCACCGTTCACGATCGAACGGCGCTTCCCCCTGGCGCCAACCGCCGGGCCGACAGCCAGTTGA